From a region of the Bradyrhizobium sp. KBS0727 genome:
- the rpsO gene encoding 30S ribosomal protein S15, protein MSITAERKAEVIKTNANKAGDTGSPEVQVAILSERINNLTGHFKTHVKDNHSRRGLLKLVSTRRSLLDYIKKKDEARYKALLEKHNIRR, encoded by the coding sequence ATGTCGATTACCGCCGAACGCAAAGCGGAAGTCATCAAGACGAATGCCAACAAGGCCGGCGACACCGGCTCGCCCGAGGTCCAGGTTGCGATCCTGTCGGAACGCATCAACAACCTCACGGGCCACTTCAAGACCCACGTGAAGGACAATCATTCACGCCGCGGCCTACTGAAGCTCGTGTCGACGCGCCGTTCCCTTCTCGATTACATCAAGAAGAAGGACGAGGCGCGGTACAAGGCGCTGCTCGAAAAGCACAATATTCGTCGTTGA
- the rbfA gene encoding 30S ribosome-binding factor RbfA, which yields MPRHHNKSSAPGGSQRQLRVGETVRHAVADILSQGNVHDPDLEGHIITVPEVRMSPDLKLATVYVMPLGGRDTDVVLAALERNKKFLRGEIAHRVNLKFAPDLRFRTDERFDEAERIEKLLRTPAVQRDLAPDSDDE from the coding sequence ATGCCCCGTCACCACAACAAGAGTTCCGCCCCCGGCGGCTCGCAACGGCAATTGCGCGTCGGCGAGACCGTACGCCATGCGGTCGCCGATATTCTGTCGCAGGGTAACGTCCACGACCCCGATCTCGAAGGCCACATTATTACGGTTCCCGAGGTACGAATGTCGCCCGACCTGAAACTCGCCACCGTTTACGTGATGCCGCTCGGCGGCCGCGACACCGACGTGGTGCTGGCCGCGCTCGAACGCAACAAGAAGTTCCTGCGCGGCGAGATCGCGCACCGCGTTAACCTGAAATTTGCCCCTGATCTTCGCTTCCGCACCGACGAACGATTCGACGAAGCGGAACGTATCGAGAAATTACTGCGAACACCTGCGGTGCAAAGAGACCTCGCACCCGATTCGGACGACGAATGA
- the rimP gene encoding ribosome maturation factor RimP has product MIDPTANPVDIELLAEPRLVVEPGVAARVSAVAGPVLQGLGYRLVRIKISAEAGCTVQIMAERPDGTMQIEDCEAISRALSPVLDIADPIERAYRLEISSPGIDRPLVRRSDFERYAGHLVKIEMAVAHQGRKRFRGHLAGVEGDAVRIHRDDVRADEDADVLLVMEDISDARLVLTDELIAESMRRGKQAERELKQNLGLAPPPPPHAKKSDPAKSNKPKPKAIKKPLPKNTKKHRLAAQGLPGGEFDPTEGD; this is encoded by the coding sequence ATGATCGATCCGACTGCTAACCCCGTGGATATCGAGCTCTTGGCCGAGCCCCGTCTCGTCGTCGAGCCGGGCGTGGCTGCGCGGGTATCGGCGGTTGCCGGACCCGTCTTGCAAGGGCTGGGCTACCGGCTGGTCCGGATCAAGATATCCGCCGAGGCCGGCTGCACGGTCCAGATCATGGCCGAGCGGCCCGACGGCACCATGCAGATCGAGGATTGCGAAGCGATCTCGCGGGCGCTGTCGCCGGTGCTCGATATCGCGGACCCCATCGAGCGGGCCTACCGGCTGGAGATTTCGTCGCCGGGCATCGACCGCCCGCTGGTGCGCCGGTCCGATTTCGAGCGTTATGCCGGTCATCTCGTCAAGATCGAGATGGCGGTCGCCCATCAGGGCCGCAAGCGTTTCCGTGGACACTTGGCCGGCGTCGAGGGCGACGCGGTGCGGATACATCGCGATGACGTACGCGCGGACGAAGATGCCGACGTGCTGCTGGTGATGGAAGACATCTCCGATGCACGGCTGGTCCTGACCGACGAACTGATCGCGGAATCGATGCGGCGCGGCAAGCAGGCCGAGCGCGAACTCAAGCAGAATCTCGGGCTTGCGCCGCCGCCTCCACCGCACGCCAAGAAAAGTGATCCAGCCAAGAGCAACAAACCGAAGCCGAAAGCGATCAAGAAGCCGCTACCGAAGAATACCAAGAAACACCGCCTCGCCGCGCAAGGATTGCCCGGGGGCGAATTCGATCCTACTGAAGGAGACTAG
- a CDS encoding GNAT family N-acetyltransferase, with product MPPPTIRPARSDEYDEVARIWMESWASTGLEAASNFLLAKLRARVPMEVENGWSLYVADDNGKLAAMLAMHLPKRYLDQLFVAPQYQGRSVGRQLLAFTRQHLPDEIFLRCVRENEKAWRWYEREGFVFEQEQVEPMTGFTMKYYRWKKDRAHEASSSCT from the coding sequence ATGCCGCCGCCGACCATCCGCCCCGCCCGCTCGGACGAATACGACGAGGTCGCCCGGATCTGGATGGAAAGCTGGGCATCCACCGGGCTTGAGGCCGCCAGCAATTTCCTGCTGGCCAAATTGCGCGCACGGGTCCCGATGGAGGTCGAAAACGGCTGGAGCCTCTACGTCGCCGACGACAACGGAAAGTTGGCGGCGATGCTCGCGATGCATCTGCCCAAGCGCTATCTCGACCAGTTGTTCGTCGCGCCGCAATATCAGGGCCGCAGCGTCGGACGCCAGTTGCTCGCCTTCACGCGGCAACACCTTCCCGATGAAATCTTCCTGCGCTGCGTGCGCGAGAATGAAAAGGCCTGGCGCTGGTACGAGCGCGAGGGGTTTGTCTTCGAGCAGGAGCAGGTCGAGCCGATGACTGGCTTTACGATGAAGTATTATCGCTGGAAGAAAGACCGCGCGCACGAAGCATCTTCGTCTTGCACATGA
- the truB gene encoding tRNA pseudouridine(55) synthase TruB: MIVTTADSVIGSENAESHDVSKNIFTDPSRGDEARRGNNDPRQDSRQGKQPRQNNQPRRDKRDVHGWVILDKPIGMTSTHAVAVLKRLFQAKRAGHAGTLDPLASGGLPIALGEATKTVPFVMDGRKRYRFTVAWGEERNTDDTEGRVTQTSAERPSADAIRALLPRFTGLIEQIPPQYSAIKVQGERAYDLARDGETVELKPRPVEIHELTLVEHGDNGQSVFEAECGKGTYVRALARDMGRILGCFGHICALRRTLVGPFREADMIPLEQLEALCNRAASGEGSLADALLPVETALDDIPALAVTRADAARLHRGQAVLLRGRDAPNSSGTVYVTVAGRLLALAEIGNGELIPKRVFNLTGLTASSGRNNERV, translated from the coding sequence ATGATTGTGACGACCGCCGACAGCGTGATCGGTTCGGAAAACGCCGAATCGCATGACGTCTCCAAAAATATTTTTACCGATCCATCGCGCGGCGACGAGGCGCGCCGCGGCAACAACGATCCGCGCCAGGATTCCCGTCAAGGCAAGCAGCCGCGCCAGAACAACCAGCCGCGGCGCGACAAGCGCGACGTCCATGGCTGGGTGATCCTCGACAAGCCGATCGGCATGACCTCGACGCACGCGGTGGCCGTGCTCAAGCGGCTGTTCCAGGCCAAGCGGGCCGGACATGCCGGCACCCTCGATCCCTTGGCCTCCGGCGGCCTGCCGATCGCGCTGGGAGAAGCCACCAAGACGGTTCCCTTCGTGATGGACGGCCGCAAACGCTACCGCTTCACGGTCGCCTGGGGCGAGGAACGCAATACCGACGACACCGAAGGCCGGGTCACCCAGACCTCTGCCGAGAGACCGTCCGCGGACGCGATCCGGGCACTCCTGCCGCGCTTTACCGGCCTGATCGAGCAGATCCCGCCGCAATATTCCGCGATCAAGGTGCAGGGCGAGCGTGCCTACGACCTGGCGCGGGACGGCGAAACCGTGGAGCTGAAGCCCCGGCCGGTCGAGATTCACGAATTAACCCTTGTGGAACACGGAGATAACGGCCAGTCCGTGTTCGAAGCCGAGTGCGGCAAGGGAACCTATGTGCGGGCCTTGGCCCGCGATATGGGCCGGATTCTGGGCTGTTTCGGCCATATCTGCGCGCTGCGGCGGACCCTGGTCGGGCCATTCCGCGAGGCGGACATGATTCCGCTGGAACAGTTGGAGGCTTTATGCAATAGAGCCGCGTCGGGCGAGGGCAGCCTCGCCGACGCGCTTTTGCCCGTTGAGACCGCGCTGGACGACATCCCGGCACTGGCCGTCACACGGGCTGATGCGGCAAGGCTCCACAGGGGCCAGGCCGTTTTGTTGCGCGGACGGGATGCGCCCAATAGTAGCGGCACAGTCTATGTCACGGTGGCAGGCCGGCTTCTGGCCCTCGCCGAAATTGGCAATGGCGAACTCATCCCCAAGCGCGTGTTCAACCTGACCGGACTGACTGCCAGTTCCGGTCGCAACAACGAGAGAGTTTGA
- a CDS encoding RNA-binding protein, translated as MLALADPDLDNGPRTDRSATMRMCAVSREVRPIDELIRFVVSPAGDVIPDLKRKLPGRGLWVSASRRTVAEAVRRNQFSKGFKRQVRAAPTLPADTEALLVRSCTDALAMAAKAGQVVSGFSKVEGALQHGQAAALVHASDGAADGIRKLDAIAGQRGGNSGESPVFPIVTVLASEQLDLALGRSNVIHAALLAGPASKTFLSRCQILVRYRMADDDKTANAARNSD; from the coding sequence ATGCTCGCTTTGGCTGACCCCGATCTCGACAATGGGCCGCGGACCGACAGGTCCGCGACCATGCGGATGTGCGCGGTCAGCCGCGAGGTACGCCCGATCGACGAGCTGATCCGGTTCGTCGTCTCGCCCGCGGGCGACGTGATCCCCGACCTCAAGCGCAAACTGCCCGGCCGCGGCCTGTGGGTCTCGGCGTCGCGCCGGACCGTTGCGGAAGCGGTGCGGCGTAACCAATTTAGCAAGGGGTTCAAGCGCCAGGTCCGGGCGGCGCCGACCCTCCCCGCCGATACCGAGGCGTTGCTGGTCCGCAGCTGCACCGATGCGCTGGCCATGGCCGCCAAGGCCGGTCAGGTGGTTTCCGGCTTCAGCAAGGTCGAGGGCGCGCTCCAGCATGGGCAAGCCGCGGCCCTGGTCCACGCTTCCGACGGCGCCGCCGACGGAATCCGCAAATTGGACGCGATCGCCGGGCAGAGAGGCGGAAATTCCGGTGAATCGCCGGTTTTCCCGATCGTTACTGTTTTAGCGTCCGAACAATTGGATTTGGCACTGGGGCGGTCAAATGTGATACATGCTGCCCTGCTCGCGGGCCCGGCGAGCAAGACGTTCCTGTCGCGCTGCCAAATCCTGGTCCGATACCGGATGGCCGATGACGACAAGACCGCCAATGCGGCCAGAAATTCTGACTAA
- the nusA gene encoding transcription termination factor NusA, with amino-acid sequence MAVSANKLELLQIADAVAREKSIDRSIVIAAMEDAIAKAARARYGSETDVHAEIDAKKGELRLSRHMLVVELVENSSNQISLADAQRANPGAQVGDTIADTLPPLEYGRIAAQSAKQVIVQKVREAERDRQYQEFKDRIGDIVNGVVKRVEYGSVIVDLGRGEAIVRRDEMLPREVFRNGDRVRAYIFDVRRETRGPQIFLSRTHPQFMAKLFAQEVPEIYDGIVEIKAVARDPGSRAKIGVISRDSSVDPVGACVGMRGSRVQAVVNELQGEKIDIIPWSPDIATFVVNALAPAEVAKVVIDEERERIEVVVPDTNNQLSLAIGRRGQNVRLASQLTGWDIDILTEQEESERRQADFENSTRVFMEALNVDEVVGQLLASEGFTSVEELALVDAKELAGIEGFDDETANELQSRAKEYLEQLETELENKRKELGVDDALKTVPGVTSKMLVKFGENDIKSVEDLAGCATDDLVGWTERKEGGEPTKHPGILDANEISRDDAERMIMQARVIAGWITEADLAKQAETAEAAEDETA; translated from the coding sequence ATGGCAGTCAGTGCCAACAAACTCGAACTGCTGCAGATTGCGGATGCGGTCGCCCGCGAAAAATCGATCGATCGCTCGATCGTGATCGCCGCGATGGAAGACGCCATCGCCAAGGCGGCCCGTGCCCGCTACGGCAGCGAGACCGACGTTCACGCCGAGATCGACGCCAAGAAGGGCGAGCTGCGGCTGTCGCGCCACATGCTGGTGGTCGAACTGGTCGAGAACTCGTCGAACCAGATCTCGCTGGCGGACGCGCAGCGCGCCAATCCCGGCGCCCAGGTCGGCGACACCATCGCCGACACCCTGCCGCCGCTGGAATATGGCCGCATCGCCGCGCAGTCGGCCAAGCAGGTGATCGTGCAGAAGGTGCGCGAGGCCGAACGCGACCGGCAATATCAGGAATTCAAGGACCGCATCGGCGACATCGTCAACGGCGTCGTCAAGCGCGTCGAATATGGCAGCGTGATCGTCGATCTCGGCCGCGGTGAAGCCATCGTGCGCCGCGACGAAATGCTGCCGCGCGAAGTGTTCCGCAACGGCGACCGCGTTCGCGCCTACATCTTCGACGTCCGGCGCGAAACCCGCGGACCGCAGATTTTCCTCTCCCGCACCCATCCGCAGTTCATGGCAAAACTGTTCGCGCAGGAAGTGCCGGAAATTTATGACGGCATCGTCGAGATCAAGGCGGTGGCCCGCGATCCCGGCTCGCGCGCGAAAATCGGGGTGATTTCCCGGGATTCCTCGGTCGATCCGGTCGGCGCCTGCGTCGGTATGCGCGGTTCGCGCGTGCAGGCAGTGGTCAATGAACTGCAGGGCGAGAAGATCGACATCATTCCGTGGTCGCCCGACATCGCGACTTTTGTCGTCAACGCGCTGGCGCCTGCCGAAGTCGCCAAGGTCGTGATCGACGAAGAACGCGAGCGGATCGAGGTCGTGGTGCCCGACACCAACAACCAGCTTTCGCTGGCGATCGGCCGTCGCGGCCAGAACGTGCGGCTGGCCTCGCAGCTGACCGGCTGGGACATCGACATCCTCACCGAGCAGGAAGAATCCGAGCGCCGCCAGGCCGATTTCGAGAACTCCACGCGGGTGTTCATGGAAGCGCTGAACGTCGACGAAGTGGTCGGCCAGCTGCTGGCCTCGGAAGGCTTCACCTCGGTGGAGGAACTCGCGCTGGTCGACGCCAAGGAACTGGCCGGCATCGAGGGTTTCGACGACGAAACTGCCAACGAGCTGCAGAGCCGGGCAAAAGAATATCTGGAACAGCTCGAGACGGAGCTGGAAAACAAACGTAAGGAACTCGGTGTGGATGACGCTTTGAAGACAGTGCCCGGCGTAACCTCGAAAATGCTGGTGAAATTCGGCGAGAACGACATCAAGTCGGTCGAGGATCTGGCGGGCTGCGCCACCGACGATCTGGTCGGCTGGACCGAGCGCAAGGAAGGCGGCGAGCCGACCAAGCACCCCGGCATTCTCGATGCCAACGAGATCTCGCGCGACGATGCCGAGCGCATGATCATGCAGGCGCGCGTCATTGCCGGCTGGATCACCGAGGCCGACCTCGCCAAGCAGGCCGAGACGGCCGAAGCCGCTGAAGACGAAACGGCGTAG
- the pnp gene encoding polyribonucleotide nucleotidyltransferase, translated as MFNAHSVEIDWGGRPLKLETGKIARQADGAVMATYGETIVLATVVAAKSPREGVDFLPLTVDYQEKTYAAGRIPGGYFKREGRPTEKETLVSRLIDRPIRPLFVDGWRNETQVIVTVLSHDMENDPDIVALVAASAALTISGAPFKGPIGAARVGFANDEYVLNPTLDEMVDTQLDLVVAGTADAVLMVESEAKELNEDIMLGAVMFGHRHFQPVIKAIIELAEKAAKEPREVKVIDESALEKEMLGLIEQDLRAAYAIPVKQDRYAAVGKAKEKVMAHYFPEGQESSHNKLRIAAVFKELEAKIVRWNILDTGKRIDGRDSKTVRNIVAEVGVLPRAHGSALFTRGETQAMVVTTLGTGEDEQYIDALSGTYKETFLLHYNFPPYSVGETGRLGGTKRREIGHGKLAWRAIHPVLPPHHEFPYTVRVVSEITESNGSSSMASVCGASLALMDAGVPLKRPTAGIAMGLILEGSRFAVLSDILGDEDHLGDMDFKVAGTEQGITSLQMDIKIEGITEEIMKVALGQAKDGRIHILGEMSKALTNARAELGEYAPRIETFKIPTDKIREVIGTGGKVIREIVEKTGAKVNIEDDGTVKVASNDGEAMKAAIKWIKSIASDPEIGQIYEGTVVKVMEFGAFVNFFGAKDGLVHISQLASARVQKTSDVVKEGDKVKVKLLGFDDRGKTRLSMKVVDQATGEDLEAKQKATEASAPREAAGE; from the coding sequence ATGTTTAATGCTCATTCAGTCGAAATCGACTGGGGTGGACGTCCCCTCAAGCTTGAAACCGGAAAGATCGCGCGTCAGGCCGACGGTGCCGTGATGGCGACCTACGGCGAGACCATCGTGCTCGCGACCGTGGTTGCCGCCAAGTCGCCGCGCGAAGGCGTCGACTTCCTGCCGCTCACCGTCGACTATCAGGAAAAGACCTACGCCGCGGGCCGCATTCCCGGCGGCTATTTCAAGCGCGAAGGACGGCCGACCGAAAAGGAGACGCTGGTCTCCCGCCTGATCGACCGCCCGATCCGTCCGCTGTTCGTCGACGGCTGGCGCAACGAAACCCAGGTGATCGTCACCGTGCTGTCGCACGACATGGAGAACGATCCCGATATCGTCGCACTGGTGGCGGCGTCCGCCGCGCTGACGATTTCCGGCGCCCCGTTCAAGGGCCCGATCGGCGCCGCCCGCGTCGGCTTCGCCAATGACGAATACGTGCTCAACCCGACGCTCGACGAAATGGTCGACACCCAGCTCGACCTGGTCGTCGCCGGCACCGCCGATGCCGTGCTGATGGTGGAATCGGAAGCCAAGGAACTCAACGAAGACATCATGCTCGGCGCCGTGATGTTCGGCCACCGTCACTTCCAGCCGGTGATCAAGGCGATCATCGAACTGGCCGAGAAGGCCGCCAAGGAGCCGCGCGAAGTCAAGGTCATCGACGAAAGCGCGCTGGAAAAGGAAATGCTCGGCCTGATCGAGCAGGACCTGCGCGCGGCCTACGCCATCCCGGTCAAGCAGGACCGCTACGCCGCGGTCGGCAAGGCCAAGGAAAAGGTGATGGCGCACTACTTCCCGGAAGGGCAGGAGTCGAGCCACAACAAGCTGCGCATCGCCGCCGTGTTCAAGGAACTCGAAGCCAAGATCGTTCGCTGGAACATCCTCGACACCGGCAAGCGCATCGACGGCCGCGACAGCAAGACCGTGCGCAACATCGTCGCCGAAGTCGGCGTGCTGCCCCGCGCCCACGGTTCGGCGCTGTTCACCCGCGGTGAAACCCAGGCGATGGTCGTGACCACGCTCGGCACCGGCGAGGACGAGCAGTACATCGACGCGCTGTCGGGAACCTACAAAGAGACGTTCCTGCTGCACTACAACTTCCCTCCCTACTCGGTCGGTGAAACCGGTCGCCTCGGCGGCACCAAGCGCCGCGAGATCGGCCATGGCAAGCTGGCCTGGCGCGCGATCCATCCGGTCCTGCCGCCGCACCACGAATTCCCCTACACGGTGCGCGTGGTGTCGGAGATCACCGAATCCAACGGCTCGTCGTCGATGGCGTCGGTCTGCGGCGCCTCGCTGGCGCTGATGGATGCGGGCGTTCCCTTGAAGCGGCCGACCGCGGGCATCGCGATGGGCCTGATCCTGGAAGGCTCGCGCTTTGCGGTTCTGTCCGACATTCTCGGCGACGAGGATCATCTCGGCGACATGGACTTCAAGGTGGCCGGCACCGAACAGGGCATCACCTCGCTGCAGATGGACATCAAGATCGAGGGCATCACCGAGGAGATCATGAAGGTCGCCCTCGGCCAGGCCAAGGATGGGCGTATCCACATCCTCGGCGAGATGTCGAAGGCGCTCACCAACGCGCGCGCCGAGCTCGGCGAATACGCGCCGCGCATCGAGACCTTCAAGATCCCGACCGACAAGATCCGTGAAGTGATCGGCACCGGCGGCAAGGTGATCCGCGAGATCGTCGAGAAGACCGGCGCCAAGGTCAACATCGAGGACGACGGCACCGTCAAGGTCGCCTCCAACGATGGCGAGGCGATGAAGGCCGCGATCAAGTGGATCAAGTCGATCGCCTCCGATCCGGAGATCGGCCAGATCTACGAGGGCACCGTGGTCAAGGTGATGGAGTTCGGTGCGTTCGTGAACTTCTTCGGCGCCAAGGACGGCCTGGTCCACATCAGCCAGCTCGCTTCGGCGCGCGTGCAGAAGACCTCCGACGTCGTCAAGGAAGGCGACAAGGTCAAGGTCAAGCTGCTCGGCTTCGACGATCGCGGCAAGACGCGTTTGTCGATGAAGGTGGTCGATCAGGCGACCGGCGAGGACCTCGAAGCCAAGCAGAAGGCGACGGAAGCTTCCGCCCCGCGCGAAGCCGCCGGCGAGTAA
- the infB gene encoding translation initiation factor IF-2, with protein MVDTKTPGDKTLSVSKTLTLKPRVETGTVRQSFSHGRTKQVVVEKRGKRRVGGDAPATETHAPEPVAAAPKPMPAKAPLSRPAAPAAPRGGSGVVLRTLTEDERSARASALADAKLREIEERRIAEEEAKRRSSKEGIEQAEREAAEARRKAEEERHRLEEEAKRKAEIEAKKRFGEAEAKTAAAAAPATARPGAPRPAGARPATTAATPPARAPGVAADASDEDEGPRQIRRGPGGAMRPAVPPKTTHKPGPQKDRGRLTLVTALTADDVRERSIASFRRRTQRLKGHAANEPKEKLIREVTIPEAITIQELANRMTERAVDVIRLLMKQGAMHKITDVIDADTAQLIAEEMGHSVKRVAASDVEEGLFDIVEDASDTEPRSPVVTVMGHVDHGKTSLLDALRHANVVSGEAGGITQHIGAYQVTSPESGKKITFIDTPGHAAFTAMRARGAKVTDIVILVVAADDGVMPQTIEAINHAKAAKVPMIVAINKIDKPDAKPERVRTELLQHEVQVESFGGDVVDVEVSAKNKTNLDKLLEMIALQAELLDLKTNSERPAEGTVIEAKLDRGRGPVATVLVQRGTLKVGDIIVAGAEMGRVRALISDQGENLTAAGPSVPVEVLGFNGPPEAGDRLAVVENEARARQVTSYRAHQKRENAAASISGMRGSLEQMMSQLKTAGRKEFPLIVKADVQGSLEAILGSLEKLGTDEVAARILHAGVGGISESDVTLAEGFNAAIIGFSVRANKEAAAAAKRNGIEIRYYNIIYDLVDDIKKAMSGLLAPTLRETMLGNAQILEVFNISKVGKVAGCRVTDGTVERGANVRLIRDNVVVHEGKLSTLKRFKDEVKEVQSGQECGMAFENYGDMRPGDVIECYRVETIQRSL; from the coding sequence ATGGTTGATACCAAAACGCCTGGCGACAAGACTTTGAGTGTCAGCAAAACCTTGACGCTCAAGCCGCGTGTCGAGACCGGCACCGTCCGCCAGAGCTTCAGCCACGGCCGGACCAAGCAGGTCGTGGTCGAAAAGCGCGGCAAGCGCCGCGTCGGCGGCGACGCGCCGGCGACCGAAACCCATGCGCCCGAGCCGGTCGCGGCCGCTCCGAAGCCCATGCCCGCCAAGGCCCCGCTCTCCCGCCCCGCGGCACCGGCCGCGCCGCGCGGCGGTTCCGGCGTCGTGCTGCGCACCCTGACGGAAGACGAGCGTTCGGCGCGCGCCAGCGCGCTGGCCGACGCCAAGCTACGTGAAATCGAAGAGCGGCGGATTGCCGAGGAAGAGGCCAAGCGCCGCAGCAGCAAGGAAGGCATCGAGCAGGCCGAGCGCGAAGCCGCCGAAGCCCGCCGCAAGGCCGAGGAAGAGCGGCACCGGCTGGAAGAGGAAGCCAAGCGCAAGGCGGAAATCGAGGCCAAGAAGCGATTCGGCGAGGCCGAAGCCAAAACGGCCGCGGCCGCCGCTCCGGCGACCGCCCGTCCCGGCGCGCCCCGCCCGGCCGGCGCCCGGCCGGCCACGACCGCGGCAACGCCGCCGGCGCGCGCCCCCGGCGTCGCAGCCGACGCCTCCGACGAGGATGAAGGTCCGCGCCAGATCCGTCGCGGCCCCGGCGGCGCCATGCGCCCCGCGGTCCCGCCGAAGACGACCCACAAGCCCGGACCGCAGAAGGACCGCGGCCGCCTGACGCTGGTCACCGCGCTCACTGCCGACGACGTGCGCGAGCGTTCGATCGCCTCGTTCCGTCGCCGCACCCAGCGCCTGAAGGGACACGCCGCCAACGAGCCGAAAGAAAAGCTCATTCGCGAAGTGACGATCCCGGAAGCCATCACGATCCAGGAACTCGCCAACCGCATGACCGAGCGCGCGGTCGACGTCATCCGCCTGCTGATGAAGCAGGGCGCGATGCACAAGATCACCGACGTGATCGATGCCGACACCGCGCAACTGATCGCCGAGGAAATGGGCCACAGCGTCAAGCGCGTCGCCGCCTCCGACGTCGAAGAGGGCCTGTTCGACATCGTCGAAGATGCCAGCGATACCGAGCCGCGTTCGCCTGTGGTTACCGTGATGGGCCATGTCGACCACGGCAAGACCTCGTTGCTCGACGCGCTGCGCCACGCCAACGTGGTCTCCGGCGAAGCCGGCGGCATCACCCAGCATATCGGCGCCTATCAGGTGACCTCGCCGGAAAGCGGCAAGAAGATCACCTTCATCGATACGCCCGGCCACGCCGCGTTCACCGCGATGCGTGCGCGCGGCGCCAAGGTCACCGATATCGTGATCCTGGTGGTGGCGGCCGATGACGGCGTCATGCCGCAGACGATCGAGGCGATCAACCACGCCAAGGCGGCGAAGGTTCCGATGATCGTGGCGATCAACAAGATCGACAAGCCCGACGCCAAGCCGGAGCGCGTACGCACCGAACTGCTGCAACATGAAGTGCAGGTCGAATCGTTCGGCGGCGACGTCGTCGACGTCGAGGTGTCCGCCAAGAACAAGACCAATCTCGACAAGCTGCTCGAGATGATTGCGTTGCAGGCCGAACTGCTCGACCTCAAGACCAATTCGGAACGTCCCGCCGAAGGCACCGTGATCGAAGCCAAGCTCGATCGCGGCCGCGGTCCGGTCGCGACCGTGCTGGTCCAGCGCGGCACACTGAAGGTCGGCGACATCATCGTCGCCGGCGCCGAAATGGGCCGCGTCCGCGCGCTGATTTCCGACCAGGGCGAGAACCTCACCGCGGCCGGACCGTCGGTCCCGGTCGAAGTGCTCGGCTTCAACGGCCCGCCGGAAGCCGGCGATCGCCTGGCGGTGGTCGAGAACGAAGCCCGCGCCCGTCAGGTCACGAGTTATCGCGCCCACCAGAAGCGCGAAAACGCCGCCGCCTCGATTTCCGGCATGCGCGGCTCGCTCGAACAGATGATGTCGCAGCTCAAGACCGCGGGCCGCAAGGAATTCCCGCTGATCGTCAAGGCCGACGTGCAGGGTTCGCTCGAAGCAATTTTGGGATCGCTGGAGAAGCTCGGCACCGACGAAGTCGCCGCGCGCATCCTGCATGCCGGCGTCGGCGGCATCTCCGAGTCCGACGTCACGCTGGCGGAAGGTTTCAACGCCGCGATCATCGGCTTCTCGGTTCGAGCCAACAAGGAAGCCGCGGCCGCCGCCAAGCGCAACGGCATCGAGATCCGCTACTACAACATCATCTACGATCTCGTCGACGACATCAAAAAGGCGATGTCGGGCCTGCTCGCGCCGACGCTGCGCGAAACCATGCTCGGCAATGCCCAGATCCTGGAAGTGTTCAACATTTCCAAGGTCGGCAAGGTCGCCGGCTGCCGCGTCACCGACGGCACCGTGGAACGCGGCGCCAATGTGCGCCTGATCCGCGACAACGTCGTCGTGCACGAAGGCAAGCTCTCGACGCTGAAGCGCTTCAAGGACGAAGTGAAGGAAGTGCAGTCCGGCCAGGAATGCGGCATGGCGTTCGAGAATTACGGCGACATGCGTCCCGGCGACGTTATCGAGTGCTATCGCGTGGAAACCATCCAGCGCAGTCTGTAA